One Staphylococcus simiae genomic region harbors:
- a CDS encoding NupC/NupG family nucleoside CNT transporter — protein sequence MSILFAITGVLFALIIAYMFSFDRKSIDFKKPAIMLVIQVLLVLFMMNTTIGLTILTAMGGFFEGLIKVSKAGIDFVFGDLQNKGGYTFFLNVLLPLVFISVLIGIFNYIKVLPFVIKYVGIAINKITRMGRLESYFAISTAMFGQPEVYLTIKDIIPKLSRAKLYTIATSGMSAVSMAMLGSYMQMLEPKFVVTAVMLNIFSALIIASVINPYQSDDSDVEIENLTQSTEETDLNSKTGKPKKVPFFQMIGDSAMDGFKIAIVVAVMLLAFISLMEAINIIFSGIGLDFKQLIGYVFAPIAFVMGIPWSEAVSAGSLMATKLITNEFVAMLDFKHALGDVSARTQGIISVYLVSFANFGTVGIIVGSIKGISDKQGEKVASFAMRLLLGSTLASIISGSIIGLVL from the coding sequence ATGTCCATTTTATTTGCAATCACAGGTGTACTGTTTGCCTTAATCATTGCATATATGTTTAGCTTTGACCGTAAAAGTATAGATTTTAAAAAGCCTGCTATCATGCTGGTCATTCAAGTATTACTTGTATTATTTATGATGAATACGACGATTGGTTTAACGATATTAACAGCTATGGGTGGCTTTTTCGAAGGTTTAATAAAAGTAAGTAAAGCAGGCATTGATTTTGTATTTGGAGATTTACAAAATAAAGGTGGCTATACATTTTTCCTGAATGTCTTGTTACCATTGGTGTTTATTTCAGTACTTATAGGCATATTTAATTATATTAAAGTATTACCTTTTGTTATAAAATACGTGGGTATAGCAATTAATAAAATTACACGTATGGGACGTTTAGAAAGTTATTTTGCCATTTCAACAGCAATGTTTGGACAGCCAGAAGTATATTTAACTATTAAAGATATTATTCCTAAATTATCAAGAGCCAAATTGTATACTATTGCAACTTCAGGTATGAGTGCGGTTAGTATGGCAATGTTAGGTTCATATATGCAAATGTTAGAACCTAAATTTGTTGTAACAGCAGTAATGCTTAATATATTTAGTGCTTTAATTATAGCGAGTGTGATCAATCCATATCAATCAGATGATTCAGATGTTGAAATTGAAAATTTAACTCAATCAACTGAAGAGACTGACTTAAATAGTAAAACAGGTAAACCTAAAAAAGTGCCATTCTTCCAAATGATTGGTGATAGTGCAATGGATGGCTTTAAAATAGCTATTGTTGTGGCTGTTATGCTATTAGCATTTATTTCTTTAATGGAAGCAATTAACATTATATTTAGCGGTATTGGTTTAGACTTTAAACAATTGATTGGTTATGTCTTTGCACCAATTGCATTTGTTATGGGAATTCCATGGAGTGAAGCGGTATCTGCTGGTTCATTAATGGCTACGAAATTAATCACTAATGAATTTGTTGCTATGTTAGATTTTAAACATGCTTTAGGAGATGTTTCTGCAAGAACGCAAGGAATTATCTCAGTTTATTTAGTGAGTTTTGCTAACTTTGGTACAGTAGGTATTATAGTAGGATCTATAAAAGGTATAAGTGATAAGCAAGGTGAAAAGGTAGCATCATTTGCGATGCGTTTATTACTTGGATCTACGCTTGCATCTATCATTTCAGGCTCAATTATAGGTTTAGTATTATAG
- a CDS encoding YjiH family protein, with protein sequence MNTYHKYAKQPSAWRFYIYSLIGILCFFIPITLNGNNTILVDHVHLAIRSLLGPTMPYIALVMIVIGALLPIVRGTFKTSITNFIITLFKLAGAVVGIMYVFHLGPAILFNKDYGPFLFDKLMMPLSILIPVGAIALSLLVGYGLLEFVGVFMEPIMRPIFKTPGKSAVDAVASFVGSYSLGLLITNRVYKQGMYNKQEATIIATGFSTVSATFMIIVANTLGLMSHWNLYFWITLIITFMVTAMTAWLPPIANESTEYYNGQQDEEEVEIQGSRLKTAYAEAMKQNAKTPSLVKNVWDNVKDGLEMTVGILPSILSIGFLGLVIANFTPLISWVSYIFYPFIYLFPIPDKHMLAEASAISIVEMFLPSLLVAKAAASTKLVVGIVSVSAVIFFSALVPCIMATEIKIPVWKLVVIWFIRVALSLLLAIPIALLLFG encoded by the coding sequence ATGAATACATATCACAAGTACGCCAAGCAACCTAGTGCTTGGAGGTTCTACATTTACAGTTTAATTGGTATTTTATGTTTCTTTATTCCAATTACATTGAACGGTAACAATACGATATTAGTCGATCATGTCCATTTAGCAATTAGGTCACTATTAGGTCCAACGATGCCATATATTGCCTTAGTTATGATAGTCATTGGTGCTTTGTTACCAATCGTACGCGGCACTTTTAAGACATCTATAACTAACTTTATCATCACGTTATTCAAACTGGCCGGTGCAGTCGTTGGCATCATGTATGTTTTTCATCTTGGTCCTGCTATTTTGTTCAATAAAGATTATGGACCGTTTCTATTTGATAAGTTAATGATGCCTCTTAGTATATTGATACCAGTTGGAGCTATCGCGTTATCATTGTTAGTTGGTTATGGTTTGTTAGAATTTGTAGGTGTATTTATGGAGCCTATTATGCGACCAATCTTTAAAACACCTGGTAAATCAGCAGTTGATGCCGTAGCTTCTTTTGTCGGAAGTTATTCACTAGGCTTACTCATTACTAATCGCGTATACAAACAAGGGATGTATAACAAGCAAGAAGCAACAATTATTGCTACTGGTTTTTCAACCGTATCTGCAACGTTTATGATTATTGTTGCTAATACACTTGGATTAATGTCACATTGGAATTTATATTTTTGGATTACATTAATCATCACGTTCATGGTTACGGCAATGACGGCTTGGTTACCACCAATAGCTAATGAATCAACTGAATACTATAACGGTCAACAAGATGAAGAAGAAGTTGAAATTCAAGGTAGTCGTTTAAAGACAGCTTATGCTGAAGCTATGAAACAAAATGCTAAGACACCTTCATTAGTGAAAAATGTTTGGGATAATGTTAAAGATGGTTTAGAGATGACCGTTGGAATATTACCATCTATTTTATCAATTGGTTTTCTTGGTCTAGTCATCGCCAATTTCACACCACTTATTAGTTGGGTGAGTTATATTTTTTATCCATTCATTTATCTATTTCCGATACCTGATAAGCACATGCTTGCTGAAGCATCAGCTATTTCTATTGTTGAAATGTTCTTGCCATCGCTACTTGTTGCTAAAGCCGCTGCCAGCACAAAACTAGTTGTCGGTATCGTTAGCGTGTCAGCAGTTATCTTTTTCTCAGCGTTGGTACCTTGTATTATGGCTACCGAAATTAAGATACCTGTGTGGAAGTTAGTCGTTATTTGGTTTATTAGAGTAGCACTATCACTATTATTAGCCATACCAATTGCTTTACTCCTTTTTGGCTAA
- a CDS encoding PucR family transcriptional regulator produces the protein MASLRDMLSMPQFNAFSLINHHGNLDTIIEGLDITENSDIKHFTKPNTFILTTGLLYQDDQQGLIQLIRDLKDVGVAGLGIKVSRFLHAIDQVVIDIADDLAFPLIEIPENWNLGDASHQMSAVIENAKTEKLNYALYIQQELNQLLIKGFDVDTMIQFLSKRLGVPILLFDPFKRPISMSQHYQHQRSLINDHIKYFKQHISEIEQDDRRSVFVKENHIIYKVRSYNYFPYYLMVTQSDKLTYPFSLLTIEQVVSVLSFSIYKSAKIEEAEQNEINRFFESLVLNDSDTALSVKQHPQLLERYNIYNSKYYQVVTCSIDETQKLENSNYLYERQYLTFQWLLHKFSDLDSKISIYKIPSNDQFVILLQNRHHYFWDYLKLIQQEFHNFFEGSLSFGVGNEVTEFSQLPYSYFEASEALNNIRAKGQFEQIESYRSKDISELLQLIPSNKLIPFIKYTLGDLAKPKTKKEAELKQTLRIYMDNHCDITKTAEQIFIHRNTVKYRINKCAQILDTTIEDPDISLNLRLALYASELVDLNH, from the coding sequence ATGGCTAGTCTACGAGATATGTTATCTATGCCTCAATTTAATGCATTTTCATTAATTAACCATCACGGTAACTTAGATACCATTATTGAAGGTTTAGATATTACTGAAAATAGTGATATTAAACATTTTACAAAACCGAATACTTTTATCCTGACAACTGGATTACTCTATCAAGATGATCAACAAGGATTAATACAACTCATTCGTGATCTTAAAGATGTAGGTGTTGCAGGATTAGGTATTAAAGTTTCACGCTTTTTACATGCTATCGATCAAGTAGTTATTGACATAGCAGATGACTTAGCTTTTCCTTTGATTGAAATTCCAGAAAATTGGAATTTAGGTGACGCATCACACCAAATGTCAGCAGTCATTGAAAATGCTAAAACTGAAAAATTAAATTACGCATTATATATCCAACAAGAACTCAATCAATTATTGATAAAGGGATTCGATGTTGATACAATGATTCAGTTTTTAAGTAAACGTTTAGGTGTACCCATTTTATTATTCGATCCATTTAAACGCCCTATTTCAATGAGTCAACATTATCAACATCAAAGATCACTTATCAATGATCATATTAAATATTTCAAACAACATATTTCGGAGATTGAACAAGATGATAGACGTTCAGTATTCGTCAAAGAGAACCACATTATATATAAAGTTAGAAGTTATAACTATTTTCCATATTATCTAATGGTGACTCAATCTGATAAACTTACCTACCCATTTAGTCTATTGACCATTGAACAAGTTGTTAGCGTGCTAAGCTTTTCAATTTATAAATCAGCTAAAATTGAAGAAGCCGAACAAAACGAAATTAACCGCTTCTTTGAATCATTAGTCCTTAATGATAGTGATACTGCTTTATCCGTCAAACAGCATCCACAACTACTGGAACGCTACAATATTTATAATTCAAAATACTATCAAGTTGTAACATGTAGTATAGATGAAACTCAAAAATTAGAGAACAGTAACTATTTGTATGAAAGACAATATCTGACATTCCAATGGTTACTCCATAAGTTTTCTGATTTAGATTCAAAAATAAGTATCTATAAAATACCTAGTAACGATCAATTTGTCATTTTATTACAAAATAGACATCATTATTTCTGGGATTACTTAAAGCTGATTCAACAAGAGTTTCATAACTTTTTTGAGGGTAGCTTATCTTTTGGTGTTGGCAATGAAGTAACAGAGTTTTCACAGTTACCTTACTCATACTTTGAAGCATCAGAAGCACTTAATAATATTCGCGCCAAAGGGCAATTTGAACAAATCGAAAGCTATCGTTCAAAAGATATTAGCGAACTATTACAATTAATACCATCTAATAAATTAATACCTTTTATTAAGTACACACTTGGTGATTTGGCTAAACCAAAGACAAAAAAAGAAGCTGAATTAAAACAAACTTTGCGTATCTATATGGATAATCATTGCGACATTACTAAGACAGCTGAACAAATTTTTATTCATCGTAATACTGTAAAATATCGTATTAATAAATGTGCGCAAATATTAGATACGACCATTGAAGATCCGGATATTTCACTCAATCTTCGTTTAGCATTATATGCCTCAGAATTAGTAGATTTAAATCATTAA
- the allW gene encoding allantoin permease, whose amino-acid sequence MSKEAYEASYDEAFFERRGYNKDIMPKNSSQRNSSAFNFFTLWMGAVHNIPNYTAVGGFLLLGLSPLQVMFSLVISSFLIAMLLVFNGYAGSKYGIPFAMQLRHTYGDAGAKLPGILRGVVAGIGWFGIQTFAGSQALLILMNKLIPGYEDFGNGHTILGITIPALIAFLIFWAVNFGIGIGGGETLNKFTAILNPLIYIVFGGMAIWGYMTAGGWHNIMNYDITTKTSGIIYPAILTFILIFNSLLGVWAGPGASVADFTQNAKSTRSQVVGQISGIVVAHLLFAISSVFIIIGGSIALGHQEWNILTIINEWDSIWAILIATGVLLMTTISTNATSNIIPAAYQLTALMPKWINYKRGVMIASVLSIVIMPWKMMENQDSIFVFLNAIGAILGPVAGAMIVHFYLISKCKINIDKLYFDLNNKPKDLKRINIPAYIATVVGVVISLLGFIPAFRIIADFSWFIGFISTGVVYILLHLIHESRNKNSNLEERQ is encoded by the coding sequence ATGAGTAAAGAAGCATACGAGGCATCATATGACGAAGCGTTTTTTGAACGTCGAGGTTATAACAAAGATATCATGCCTAAAAATAGTTCACAACGCAACAGTTCAGCATTTAACTTCTTCACTTTATGGATGGGTGCTGTTCACAACATTCCTAACTATACTGCAGTAGGTGGCTTTTTACTGCTCGGTTTATCACCACTACAAGTGATGTTCTCGTTAGTCATTAGTTCATTTCTTATTGCAATGTTACTAGTGTTTAACGGTTATGCTGGTTCAAAATACGGTATACCATTTGCCATGCAATTGCGACATACATACGGCGATGCAGGTGCAAAATTACCTGGTATCTTACGTGGTGTGGTAGCAGGCATCGGATGGTTTGGTATTCAAACTTTTGCTGGATCTCAAGCATTATTAATATTAATGAACAAACTGATTCCTGGTTATGAAGATTTCGGTAATGGTCATACGATTTTAGGTATTACGATTCCAGCTTTAATTGCCTTCTTAATATTCTGGGCAGTTAACTTTGGCATAGGCATTGGTGGTGGAGAAACGCTAAATAAATTTACAGCTATTTTAAATCCACTTATTTACATCGTTTTTGGTGGTATGGCAATATGGGGTTACATGACAGCCGGTGGTTGGCATAATATTATGAATTATGATATTACAACTAAAACATCTGGCATCATTTATCCTGCTATTCTAACATTTATCTTAATCTTCAACTCATTGTTAGGTGTCTGGGCAGGACCAGGAGCAAGTGTAGCAGATTTCACGCAAAATGCGAAATCAACACGCTCTCAAGTTGTAGGTCAAATTTCTGGTATCGTGGTAGCACATTTATTATTTGCGATTTCTAGTGTGTTTATTATTATAGGTGGTTCAATTGCACTAGGACATCAAGAATGGAATATCCTAACGATTATTAATGAATGGGATAGTATTTGGGCTATTCTGATTGCAACGGGTGTACTATTAATGACAACAATTTCCACTAATGCGACGAGTAACATTATACCTGCAGCCTATCAATTAACAGCATTGATGCCAAAATGGATTAACTATAAACGTGGTGTTATGATTGCATCTGTCTTAAGTATTGTTATCATGCCATGGAAAATGATGGAAAACCAAGATAGTATCTTTGTATTCTTAAATGCCATTGGTGCTATTTTAGGACCAGTAGCAGGCGCAATGATTGTTCACTTTTACCTTATTTCGAAATGTAAAATCAATATTGATAAATTATATTTCGATTTAAATAATAAACCTAAAGATTTGAAGAGAATTAATATCCCTGCATATATTGCTACAGTTGTAGGTGTAGTGATTTCACTACTAGGATTTATCCCTGCATTTAGAATCATTGCAGATTTCTCTTGGTTTATTGGTTTTATTAGTACAGGTGTAGTATACATTTTATTACATTTAATACATGAATCTCGTAACAAAAATTCGAATTTGGAGGAGAGACAATAA
- the allB gene encoding allantoinase AllB, producing MTFDLIIKNGLVILEDGAKHVDVGVTDGKIAAIAEMLTGDADKVIDAQGQVVSPGMVDAHVHITDPGGGYRDGWEGYDTGTRAAAKGGVTSFVEMPLNQVPATTDKASIEEKFDAGKGDLTVDVASYGGLVPYNLDGGIQELDDAGVVAYKAFLATCGDRSIEGDFENVDDYSLYEGMKQIAKTGKILSVHAENANVTDKLGEIAYKNGETTLSAYVDSRPVFTEVEPIRKLILFAKETGCRLHIVHVACEEGVEEIVKAQQEGVDVTCETCTHYLYFYKEELDDIGPVVKCSPPIREQSRLEGMWDRVQNGDIDFVTSDHSPCTPDLKDTDNAFEAWGGIAGIQNNVDVLYDEGVQKRDMSLERFADIIATAPAKRFGLDSKGSIAIGKDADFVLINPNSSYTLKAEDLAYRNQMSPYVGREIGAQVARTILRGKEVYSQENGVTDAKDGQFI from the coding sequence ATGACATTCGATTTAATTATTAAAAATGGGTTAGTTATTTTAGAAGATGGCGCAAAGCATGTAGATGTAGGTGTAACAGATGGTAAGATTGCAGCAATAGCTGAAATGTTAACAGGTGATGCTGATAAAGTTATCGATGCACAAGGACAAGTCGTATCTCCAGGTATGGTAGATGCACACGTGCATATAACAGATCCAGGTGGCGGTTACCGTGATGGTTGGGAAGGCTATGACACAGGTACACGTGCAGCTGCTAAAGGTGGCGTGACATCATTTGTTGAAATGCCATTAAACCAAGTTCCTGCTACCACAGATAAAGCTTCAATTGAAGAAAAATTTGATGCTGGTAAAGGTGATTTAACAGTTGATGTAGCTAGTTACGGTGGTTTAGTGCCTTACAATTTAGATGGTGGTATTCAAGAATTAGATGACGCAGGTGTCGTTGCCTACAAAGCATTCTTAGCAACTTGTGGAGATCGTTCAATTGAAGGCGACTTTGAAAATGTAGATGATTATTCATTGTATGAAGGTATGAAGCAAATCGCTAAAACTGGTAAGATTTTATCAGTACATGCTGAAAATGCTAATGTTACTGATAAATTAGGTGAGATTGCATATAAAAATGGTGAAACAACATTAAGTGCATATGTAGATTCTCGTCCAGTATTCACTGAAGTTGAACCAATTCGTAAATTAATCTTATTTGCTAAAGAAACAGGATGTCGTTTACACATCGTTCATGTTGCATGTGAAGAAGGTGTAGAAGAAATTGTTAAAGCACAACAAGAAGGTGTCGACGTAACATGTGAGACATGTACACATTATCTATACTTCTATAAAGAAGAATTAGACGATATTGGTCCAGTTGTTAAATGTTCTCCACCAATTCGTGAACAATCACGTTTAGAAGGTATGTGGGATCGTGTACAAAATGGAGATATTGATTTTGTAACATCAGATCACTCACCATGTACACCGGATTTAAAAGATACTGACAATGCTTTCGAAGCTTGGGGTGGTATCGCTGGTATCCAAAATAACGTAGATGTGTTATATGATGAAGGTGTTCAAAAACGTGATATGTCATTAGAAAGATTCGCTGATATTATTGCGACAGCACCTGCTAAACGTTTTGGCTTAGATAGTAAAGGAAGCATCGCAATCGGTAAAGATGCAGACTTTGTATTGATTAATCCAAATAGTTCTTATACTTTAAAAGCTGAAGACTTAGCGTATCGTAATCAAATGAGCCCATATGTTGGTAGAGAAATTGGTGCTCAAGTAGCTAGAACAATCTTACGTGGTAAAGAAGTTTATAGCCAAGAAAATGGCGTCACTGATGCCAAAGATGGACAATTTATTTAA
- a CDS encoding M20 family metallo-hydrolase, with protein MNINNVLNHLATFNELGYNPDNGGINRIAFSHPERMAALKFSMLCQRAGLDVYFDFIGNVIARRGGKYPDLKPVVIGSHIDTVKDGGQYDGLLGVIGALEVVEYLNKHQIETDHPLIIIAFACEESARFNEATIGSKYLTGQYNRASLKDIVDNDGYVLYDIVQPLSQEVRGQTALFERNQIKAFLELHIEQGPILENNNDDIGIVTHIAAPHRFKVTVQGVTSHSGSTPMPMRTDALTSASEMILNIEQLAQQYTNEGIVATVGYVDVYPNTMNSIPGEVSFLIDIRGKDEVIREEVVQHILNSIDQISTQRHTHVNITDLGNEHPAKLNAEMAKITENVCKQHDFEYRYMYSGAGHDAMNFASIVPTSMIFIPCKDGISHSPLESVTSDQIAKGVQTLIDTTLELTHKTTTLEDLDNHVI; from the coding sequence ATGAACATAAATAATGTATTAAACCATTTAGCAACATTTAATGAATTAGGCTATAACCCTGATAATGGTGGTATTAACCGTATCGCTTTTAGTCACCCAGAGCGTATGGCTGCTTTGAAATTTTCTATGCTTTGCCAACGTGCTGGTTTAGATGTCTATTTCGACTTTATCGGTAATGTTATTGCGAGAAGAGGAGGTAAATACCCTGACCTCAAACCTGTAGTCATTGGCTCTCATATTGACACTGTCAAAGACGGCGGTCAGTATGACGGACTACTAGGTGTCATCGGTGCGTTAGAAGTTGTTGAATATTTAAATAAACATCAAATTGAAACAGACCATCCACTCATTATCATTGCTTTTGCTTGTGAGGAGTCTGCGCGTTTTAATGAAGCAACGATTGGCAGTAAATACTTAACTGGACAATATAATAGAGCATCGTTAAAAGACATTGTAGATAACGATGGCTACGTGTTATATGATATCGTCCAACCATTATCACAAGAAGTGAGAGGTCAAACAGCTTTATTCGAGCGAAACCAAATCAAAGCATTTTTAGAATTACATATTGAACAAGGTCCCATTTTAGAAAATAATAACGACGATATTGGTATCGTGACACATATCGCTGCACCACATCGTTTTAAAGTTACCGTGCAAGGCGTAACAAGTCATTCAGGTTCAACACCTATGCCTATGAGAACCGATGCGCTAACTTCTGCTTCTGAAATGATTTTAAACATTGAACAACTTGCACAACAATACACAAATGAAGGTATTGTGGCAACTGTTGGCTATGTTGATGTCTATCCTAATACTATGAATTCTATTCCTGGAGAAGTGTCTTTCTTAATTGATATTAGAGGAAAAGATGAAGTGATAAGAGAAGAAGTTGTTCAACACATTTTAAATAGCATCGATCAAATTTCAACTCAACGTCATACACACGTCAACATCACAGATTTAGGTAATGAACATCCTGCTAAATTAAATGCTGAGATGGCTAAAATAACAGAAAACGTATGTAAACAGCATGATTTTGAATATAGATACATGTATAGTGGTGCCGGTCATGACGCAATGAATTTCGCTTCCATTGTTCCAACAAGTATGATCTTTATTCCTTGTAAAGATGGCATTAGCCACTCTCCTTTAGAATCAGTAACATCTGATCAAATTGCTAAAGGAGTTCAAACTTTGATAGATACAACACTAGAATTAACACATAAAACAACAACATTAGAAGATCTTGACAATCATGTCATTTAA
- a CDS encoding alpha/beta hydrolase has product MSTIEQSVLTSDNFTLPYTIIKATTQPPKGIIVYYHGGGLVFGKPNDLPQDYLDILTQHYDVILASYRLAPEATIDQIIDDALTCFDAIKENYQDVPTFVFGRSSGAYLSMIVARDRQVDGIIDFYGYSRLQVPAFLRPSAYFEKLAGSITPEMIQTLTSQTPVVADQLQQRFLLYVYARGKANWFDMLSLEQTASMKYNISPKQLKSFPPMFIVHCKGDTDVPFSESEHIIKHVPSTSFTPLDKDAHDFDRKVDDFNKDIYQQAVNFIDNVNSN; this is encoded by the coding sequence TTGTCTACAATCGAACAATCTGTTTTAACGAGCGATAATTTTACATTGCCTTATACAATTATTAAAGCTACAACACAACCCCCAAAAGGAATCATCGTCTATTATCATGGTGGCGGACTTGTCTTTGGTAAACCTAATGACTTGCCACAAGATTATTTAGATATTTTGACTCAACATTATGATGTGATATTGGCATCTTATCGTCTTGCACCAGAAGCAACGATAGATCAAATTATTGATGATGCATTAACATGTTTTGATGCCATCAAAGAAAACTATCAAGATGTACCAACATTTGTCTTCGGTCGTTCATCAGGTGCTTACTTATCAATGATTGTTGCACGCGATCGCCAAGTTGATGGTATTATTGATTTTTATGGTTACAGTCGTTTACAAGTACCTGCATTTTTAAGACCATCAGCATATTTCGAAAAATTAGCTGGTAGCATCACACCTGAAATGATTCAAACATTAACATCGCAAACGCCAGTTGTTGCTGATCAATTACAACAACGCTTTTTACTCTATGTTTATGCGCGAGGAAAAGCAAACTGGTTCGACATGTTAAGTTTAGAGCAAACAGCATCTATGAAATACAACATTTCACCCAAACAACTCAAGTCATTCCCACCTATGTTTATCGTTCACTGCAAAGGTGATACAGACGTACCGTTTAGCGAAAGTGAACATATTATTAAACATGTACCTTCAACATCATTTACGCCTTTAGATAAAGACGCCCATGACTTTGATAGAAAAGTAGACGACTTTAATAAAGACATCTATCAACAAGCTGTAAATTTTATTGATAATGTTAATAGTAATTAA
- the allC gene encoding allantoate deiminase, protein MDIRSSFDALDKQFTAYGGLIGGGITRLLYSEEWVNAVHALKSTLEKEGFSTRFDDVGNLTGRLEGSKYPNEVIASGSHIDTVVEGGHLDGQYGILAATVAMASLKEEFGQPLRSMEVVALAEEEGSRFPYGFWGSKNFFNLADKNDVIDITDSEGVKFENAMRNAGFGFREHDNDYSDIKSWIEVHIEQGKVLEAEQQSIGVVNGIVGQKRYTVTLHGEANHAGTTPMGLRRDTVVAFSDIVTHLTQRAREVGDPLVLTFGSVEPVPNTVNVVPGGVTFSIDCRHINQDELNVFADEITAYVQKVADRDGLTVDIDLWMDEAPTLMEPSLVQQIEQSAQNVVGEQDYRVMSSGAGHDSQIFAKYVPTAMLFVPSINGISHNVNEETELSDLVKGIEVLKDALYNLAYKE, encoded by the coding sequence ATGGACATTCGATCTTCTTTTGATGCATTAGATAAGCAATTCACCGCTTATGGTGGGTTGATTGGTGGCGGCATTACTAGACTTCTATATTCTGAAGAATGGGTAAATGCTGTACATGCACTTAAGAGTACATTGGAAAAAGAAGGTTTTAGTACACGATTTGATGATGTAGGTAATTTAACCGGACGTCTTGAAGGTTCAAAATACCCGAATGAGGTGATTGCTTCAGGATCTCACATTGATACAGTTGTAGAAGGTGGTCATTTAGACGGCCAATACGGTATATTAGCTGCTACTGTAGCAATGGCTTCATTAAAAGAGGAATTTGGTCAACCATTACGTTCCATGGAAGTTGTAGCGTTAGCTGAAGAAGAAGGCAGTCGTTTCCCATATGGTTTCTGGGGAAGTAAGAACTTCTTCAACTTAGCTGATAAAAATGATGTGATTGACATAACGGACAGCGAAGGCGTTAAATTCGAAAATGCCATGCGTAATGCTGGCTTCGGTTTTCGCGAGCATGACAATGACTACAGTGATATTAAATCATGGATTGAAGTTCATATTGAACAAGGTAAAGTACTTGAAGCTGAACAACAATCAATTGGTGTTGTTAATGGCATTGTTGGTCAAAAACGATACACTGTAACACTACATGGTGAAGCAAATCATGCTGGAACGACACCAATGGGATTACGTCGAGATACTGTAGTCGCATTCAGTGATATTGTGACGCATTTAACACAACGTGCACGCGAAGTGGGAGATCCTTTAGTATTGACATTCGGTAGTGTAGAACCTGTTCCTAATACCGTTAATGTTGTACCAGGTGGCGTGACATTCTCAATTGATTGTCGTCACATTAATCAAGATGAATTGAATGTATTTGCTGATGAGATTACAGCTTATGTTCAAAAAGTTGCTGACAGAGATGGTTTAACTGTTGATATTGATTTATGGATGGATGAAGCACCTACTTTAATGGAACCATCTTTAGTTCAACAAATTGAACAGTCAGCTCAAAATGTTGTTGGTGAGCAAGATTATAGAGTAATGTCTTCAGGTGCTGGTCATGACTCGCAAATTTTTGCTAAATATGTACCAACAGCAATGTTATTTGTACCATCAATCAATGGTATTAGTCATAACGTAAATGAAGAAACAGAATTAAGTGATTTAGTTAAAGGTATTGAAGTGTTGAAAGATGCACTCTACAACTTAGCTTATAAAGAATAA